A region of Silvimonas iriomotensis DNA encodes the following proteins:
- a CDS encoding ArsR/SmtB family transcription factor, with product MININRPEIKGSCMLQSAVTDDVFLALSSATRRQILQHLATGPATVSELAAPFDMKLPSFVQHLSVLERSRLVTSTKQGRVRTYEIAPEPLQAAEDWLSGQRRVWESRFDRFDDYVNQLKAKESDS from the coding sequence ATGATCAACATCAACCGTCCTGAAATCAAAGGTTCCTGCATGCTGCAATCCGCCGTCACTGATGATGTCTTTCTTGCTTTATCCAGTGCCACCCGGCGGCAGATTCTGCAACACCTTGCAACAGGCCCGGCCACGGTGAGTGAGCTGGCGGCGCCCTTCGATATGAAACTGCCCTCGTTTGTGCAGCATCTTTCAGTGCTGGAGCGCAGCCGTCTGGTGACCTCGACCAAGCAAGGGCGCGTGCGGACCTATGAAATTGCACCCGAGCCCTTGCAGGCCGCGGAAGACTGGCTGAGCGGGCAGCGGCGCGTGTGGGAATCCCGCTTCGACCGGTTTGATGATTACGTCAACCAACTCAAGGCAAAGGAGTCAGATTCATGA
- a CDS encoding YbaB/EbfC family nucleoid-associated protein — MFNKGGLGGLMKQAQQMQENMQKAQEALGQVEVEGQAGAGMVKVVMTCHHAVKRVSIDDSLLQDDKEMLEDLIAAALNDAVRKVETTTQEKMSGFTAGLNLPPGFKMPF, encoded by the coding sequence ATGTTCAACAAAGGTGGCCTGGGCGGCTTGATGAAGCAAGCCCAGCAAATGCAGGAAAACATGCAAAAGGCGCAAGAAGCGCTGGGTCAGGTCGAAGTTGAAGGCCAGGCCGGCGCCGGTATGGTCAAGGTCGTCATGACCTGCCATCACGCCGTCAAGCGCGTCAGCATTGATGACTCGCTGTTGCAAGACGACAAGGAAATGCTGGAAGACCTGATCGCCGCCGCGCTGAACGACGCCGTGCGCAAGGTGGAAACCACCACGCAGGAAAAGATGTCCGGCTTTACCGCTGGCCTGAACCTGCCGCCGGGCTTCAAGATGCCGTTCTAA
- a CDS encoding SRPBCC domain-containing protein, whose translation MNKVFTINPETDFVLERNIDAPVHLVWEALTKPEHLKQWYMPRDWGSVSACEMDLRPGGAFSIDITTADGQSFPNLGCVVEVIPLERLVWTSMLFPGFRPAVFDDIPITAIMTLQPAGKATRYVFTALHRSPSDFRQNKESGWQEGTAIAMAQFVAHVESLK comes from the coding sequence ATGAACAAGGTCTTCACGATCAATCCTGAAACAGATTTCGTGCTCGAACGGAATATCGACGCGCCGGTGCATCTCGTCTGGGAGGCATTAACGAAGCCGGAACATCTGAAGCAGTGGTACATGCCCAGGGATTGGGGCTCGGTTTCAGCGTGTGAGATGGATTTGCGGCCAGGTGGCGCATTCAGCATTGATATCACGACCGCAGACGGGCAGTCGTTTCCAAATCTGGGTTGTGTTGTCGAAGTCATCCCGCTGGAACGCCTTGTCTGGACCTCCATGCTGTTTCCCGGTTTTCGGCCCGCCGTCTTTGATGACATCCCGATCACCGCCATCATGACCTTGCAGCCCGCAGGTAAAGCAACGCGCTATGTATTCACCGCGCTGCACCGTAGCCCGTCTGATTTCCGGCAAAACAAGGAGTCGGGTTGGCAGGAGGGAACGGCCATCGCCATGGCCCAGTTTGTGGCGCATGTAGAATCGCTCAAATAG
- the dacB gene encoding D-alanyl-D-alanine carboxypeptidase/D-alanyl-D-alanine endopeptidase translates to MLLSRFKSARSLGALCLTFAMGTAAAASALPAPVAAAMNTAHLPASALSLAVVPLEQGAGDYWNADVPANPASTMKLITTFAALDMLGPAFAWTTDLYSDGTVSDGVLRGNLYIKGSGDPKLTMERLWMLLRDVRAAGIKRINGDIVLDRSFLNIPARTSFADDGNDPARAYLVGPDSLLVNFHAFRFHVVNDAAGARVNVDPPLPELAVESAIKTAPTAPCASGNLAFVATGAGSAVRVKVSGALPADCAVDKYQSYLDAVTYTGSLARYLWQQTGGEISGGIRTGEVPTQAVRLAQSQSADLASNIRDINKYSNNLMARQLFLTLGARYRQPGEDDIQSAARTIQNWIARRGGNWSELVLENGSGLSREEQISARHMAQLLQWASQSPYAPEFISSLPIAAVDGTMKKRLKDSGVAGEAHIKTGTLKNVRAAAGFVRADDGRMLVVVAILNHPQAERGLPVLDAVLAWAQSAGATALAGNAVTR, encoded by the coding sequence ATGTTGCTCTCTCGCTTCAAGTCTGCCCGCTCGCTGGGCGCCCTGTGTCTGACCTTTGCCATGGGCACGGCCGCAGCGGCCAGTGCATTGCCTGCACCTGTCGCCGCCGCCATGAATACAGCGCATCTGCCGGCCTCGGCCCTGTCGCTGGCGGTGGTGCCGCTGGAGCAGGGCGCGGGCGATTACTGGAATGCCGATGTGCCGGCCAACCCGGCCTCGACCATGAAGCTGATCACCACCTTTGCTGCGCTCGATATGCTGGGCCCGGCATTTGCCTGGACCACAGATTTATATAGCGATGGCACGGTGAGTGACGGCGTGCTGCGTGGCAACCTTTATATCAAGGGCTCGGGCGATCCCAAGCTGACCATGGAGCGTCTGTGGATGCTGCTGCGGGATGTCCGCGCCGCCGGCATCAAGCGCATCAACGGCGATATCGTGCTTGACCGCAGTTTTCTGAATATCCCCGCCAGAACCAGTTTTGCCGATGACGGCAATGATCCGGCCCGCGCCTATCTGGTGGGCCCGGATAGTTTGCTGGTCAACTTTCATGCCTTTCGCTTTCATGTGGTGAACGACGCGGCCGGCGCGCGCGTGAATGTGGACCCGCCGCTCCCGGAACTCGCCGTGGAGAGCGCCATCAAGACCGCGCCGACGGCGCCTTGTGCCAGCGGCAACCTGGCGTTTGTTGCGACGGGCGCCGGCAGCGCCGTGCGGGTCAAGGTCAGCGGCGCGCTGCCGGCTGATTGCGCGGTCGATAAATACCAGTCTTATCTGGATGCGGTGACCTACACCGGCAGCCTGGCGCGTTATCTGTGGCAGCAAACCGGGGGCGAAATCAGCGGCGGCATCCGTACGGGCGAGGTCCCGACGCAGGCCGTGCGCCTGGCGCAGTCGCAATCGGCCGATCTGGCCAGCAATATTCGCGACATCAATAAATACAGCAACAATCTCATGGCGCGGCAGTTGTTCCTGACGCTGGGGGCGCGTTATCGCCAGCCGGGTGAGGATGATATCCAGTCCGCCGCCCGCACCATCCAGAACTGGATTGCCCGGCGCGGCGGCAACTGGAGTGAACTGGTGCTGGAGAACGGCTCCGGCCTCTCGCGGGAAGAACAGATCTCCGCCCGCCACATGGCGCAGTTGCTGCAATGGGCGAGCCAGAGCCCGTATGCGCCGGAGTTCATCTCCTCGCTACCTATTGCTGCGGTCGATGGCACCATGAAGAAGCGTTTGAAAGACAGCGGGGTAGCCGGCGAGGCACATATCAAGACGGGCACGCTGAAAAACGTGCGCGCTGCGGCGGGGTTTGTCCGGGCTGATGACGGCCGCATGCTGGTGGTCGTGGCCATCCTTAACCACCCGCAAGCCGAGCGCGGTTTGCCGGTACTTGACGCTGTCCTGGCATGGGCACAGTCGGCCGGCGCAACGGCACTCGCGGGAAACGCCGTAACACGCTAA
- the recR gene encoding recombination mediator RecR: protein MSTPSSLQHLIDSLRVLPGVGPKSASRMAYHLLQRDQAGAGELAHAIMTALATLKHCQLCNTFTESDICEICADENRTHEQLCVVEMPTDLLMVEHTLAYHGLYFVLMGRLSPLDGIGPKDIAFSRLLERASDGIVKEVILSTNFTVEGEATAHYLAEMLRARGLTVSRIARGLPVGGELEHADPSTLAQALVERRTLTG from the coding sequence ATGAGCACTCCCTCTTCTCTCCAGCATTTGATCGATTCTTTGCGCGTTTTGCCCGGCGTTGGCCCCAAATCGGCCAGCCGCATGGCCTATCACCTGCTGCAACGCGATCAGGCCGGGGCGGGTGAACTGGCGCACGCCATCATGACCGCGCTGGCAACACTCAAGCACTGCCAGTTGTGCAATACGTTTACCGAGTCGGACATTTGCGAGATTTGCGCCGATGAGAACCGCACGCATGAACAACTGTGCGTCGTGGAAATGCCCACTGATCTACTGATGGTGGAGCACACGCTGGCCTATCACGGCCTTTATTTTGTGCTGATGGGCCGCTTGAGCCCGCTTGATGGCATCGGCCCCAAGGACATTGCCTTCAGCCGCCTCCTGGAGCGCGCCAGCGATGGCATCGTCAAAGAAGTCATCCTCTCGACCAATTTCACGGTAGAAGGCGAAGCCACGGCGCATTATCTGGCCGAAATGCTGCGCGCCCGTGGCCTGACCGTCAGCCGCATTGCCCGCGGCCTGCCTGTAGGCGGCGAACTGGAACACGCCGACCCCAGCACACTGGCACAGGCGCTGGTTGAACGCCGCACCCTGACGGGCTAA
- a CDS encoding ABC transporter ATP-binding protein encodes MGALAIKNVTKSFGDTHILKGIDIEIDDGQFLILVGPSGCGKSTLMNIIAGLESPTTGEVNIGGRVVNNVAPKDRDIAMVFQSYALYPTMNVRQNIAFGLETRGVAKKEQEEVINRVAKMLQMDHLLDRKPGQLSGGQRQRVAMGRALARDPILFLFDEPLSNLDAKLRVEMRTEIKQLHHRLKTTIVYVTHDQIEAMTLGDRIAVMKDGIIQQFGSPQDIYERPSNMFVASFIGSPSMNFLECHLAEQNGQVGVSLTSESDARFIPLKDGARFANRVGQEVIMGIRPEQLDVAHGDETALGCKVMLTEPTGPDTMIFTRINGKDVTARVHPRDAKGPGEVMRLALDMSKVVFFDPKTQLRID; translated from the coding sequence ATGGGCGCACTTGCCATCAAGAACGTAACCAAAAGCTTTGGCGACACGCATATCCTGAAAGGCATCGATATCGAGATCGATGACGGCCAGTTCCTGATCCTGGTTGGCCCGTCCGGTTGCGGCAAGTCCACGCTGATGAACATCATCGCTGGTCTGGAAAGCCCGACTACCGGTGAAGTGAACATTGGCGGCCGCGTTGTGAACAACGTGGCACCGAAAGACCGTGACATCGCCATGGTGTTCCAGAGCTACGCCCTGTACCCGACCATGAACGTGCGTCAGAACATTGCGTTCGGTCTGGAAACCCGCGGCGTTGCCAAGAAAGAACAAGAGGAAGTGATCAATCGCGTGGCCAAGATGCTGCAGATGGATCACCTGCTTGATCGCAAGCCGGGTCAACTGTCCGGCGGTCAGCGTCAACGTGTGGCCATGGGCCGTGCGCTGGCTCGTGACCCGATCCTGTTCCTGTTTGACGAGCCGCTGTCCAACCTGGACGCCAAGCTGCGCGTAGAAATGCGGACTGAAATCAAGCAACTGCATCATCGCCTGAAGACCACCATCGTTTACGTGACCCACGACCAGATCGAGGCCATGACGCTGGGCGACCGTATTGCGGTCATGAAGGACGGCATCATTCAGCAGTTCGGCAGCCCGCAAGACATCTACGAGCGTCCGTCCAACATGTTTGTGGCCAGCTTCATTGGCTCGCCGTCGATGAACTTCCTGGAATGCCATCTGGCTGAACAAAACGGCCAGGTCGGTGTGAGCCTGACCAGCGAAAGCGATGCACGTTTCATCCCGCTGAAGGATGGCGCCCGCTTCGCCAATCGCGTGGGTCAGGAAGTCATCATGGGTATCCGTCCGGAACAACTGGACGTGGCCCACGGCGACGAAACCGCACTGGGCTGCAAGGTCATGCTGACCGAGCCGACTGGTCCGGACACCATGATCTTCACCCGTATCAATGGCAAGGACGTGACTGCTCGCGTACACCCGCGCGATGCCAAGGGCCCGGGCGAAGTCATGCGCCTGGCACTGGACATGAGCAAGGTCGTGTTCTTCGATCCGAAGACCCAACTGCGCATCGACTGA
- a CDS encoding PTS sugar transporter subunit IIA, whose translation MDISQLLQPEDIVLDLNVSSKARLFEEIGRRLQQTHNLSVDLVVKSLQDREKLGSTALGLGMALPHARLKGLNEAIAVFVRTELALPFDAPDGKPVSNILALIVPERATQAHLEILAAIAQLFSDQEFRNKLRTCATPQEVHQLFATSPTA comes from the coding sequence ATGGATATTTCGCAGCTATTGCAACCCGAAGACATCGTGCTGGATCTGAATGTATCCAGCAAAGCCAGACTGTTTGAAGAGATTGGCCGACGTTTGCAGCAAACGCACAATCTGTCTGTCGATCTGGTCGTCAAAAGCCTGCAGGACAGGGAAAAACTGGGTTCAACGGCGTTAGGTCTGGGCATGGCGTTGCCGCACGCGCGCCTGAAAGGCCTGAATGAAGCCATTGCCGTCTTTGTGCGTACCGAACTGGCCCTGCCGTTTGATGCGCCCGATGGCAAACCGGTCTCCAACATCCTGGCCCTGATCGTGCCCGAACGTGCGACCCAGGCGCATCTGGAAATCCTGGCCGCCATTGCGCAACTTTTCAGCGATCAGGAATTCCGCAACAAGCTGCGCACCTGTGCCACGCCGCAGGAAGTGCATCAGCTGTTTGCCACCAGCCCCACCGCCTGA
- a CDS encoding 2'-5' RNA ligase family protein: MDRGPTDLFAEQPSLFAGLGASHYIPPQAKGLPGIVPRRGGLGGMPLGNLFFAIFPSAAAIERIHELAVHECHVHALAGYFIGLERLHMSIAPLLTFPGEVAPRLYIDAGIYLGNRIQMNPFMITLDHTANFQGRSGRSPYVMTAGAGREGAIKLSTLLAMELRRVGVKFSASSVNPHVTMLYDRKRPPPCGVDPVSWLVTDFALVHSHVGESRYDILQRWTLGG; the protein is encoded by the coding sequence ATGGATCGCGGGCCAACTGATTTGTTTGCAGAGCAGCCCTCGCTTTTCGCGGGGCTGGGTGCGAGTCACTATATTCCGCCTCAGGCCAAGGGTTTGCCCGGCATCGTGCCGCGGCGGGGCGGTCTGGGCGGCATGCCCCTCGGCAATCTATTCTTTGCGATCTTCCCGAGTGCCGCCGCGATTGAACGCATTCATGAACTCGCGGTACATGAATGTCATGTCCATGCCCTCGCCGGATACTTCATCGGGCTGGAGCGGCTGCACATGTCGATCGCACCCTTGCTGACCTTTCCTGGTGAGGTCGCGCCGCGCTTATACATAGATGCGGGGATTTACCTTGGTAACCGGATTCAGATGAATCCCTTCATGATCACGCTGGACCACACGGCCAATTTTCAGGGGCGCAGTGGCCGGTCGCCTTATGTGATGACCGCAGGCGCAGGCAGGGAAGGGGCGATCAAGCTATCAACCTTGCTTGCCATGGAGCTGCGCCGGGTCGGCGTCAAATTCAGCGCCTCCTCAGTTAACCCGCACGTCACCATGCTGTATGACCGCAAGCGGCCGCCACCTTGTGGCGTTGATCCTGTCTCGTGGCTGGTCACCGACTTTGCACTGGTGCATAGCCACGTGGGCGAAAGCCGCTATGACATCCTGCAGCGCTGGACGCTGGGTGGCTGA
- the argB gene encoding acetylglutamate kinase: MISALLGAGDKANILAEALPYIQSFHNKIFVIKYGGNAMTDDALKAGFARDIALLQLVGMKPVIVHGGGPQISGLLEKMGVKSEFRRGMRVTDAQTLEAVEMATGKLNQEIVGLINRSGGKAVGLNGQDGYFIQARKMLLPPEPGDSGPVDIGAVGEIEKIDTELISLLQTRNFVPVIMPIGVGADGQAYNINADLVAGTLARALNAEKLILMTNTSGVLDRNGKLIAGVTLADVDALIADGTISGGMLPKIGSALDAVRTGVKSAHIIDGRVPNALLLELLTSEGIGTLIRGNEGPHFLTDTQRYFHTE; encoded by the coding sequence ATGATCAGCGCCCTCCTTGGTGCCGGCGACAAGGCCAATATCCTTGCGGAAGCCCTGCCCTATATCCAGAGCTTTCATAACAAGATTTTCGTGATCAAGTATGGCGGCAACGCCATGACTGATGACGCGCTCAAAGCCGGTTTCGCCCGCGACATTGCCTTGCTGCAACTGGTAGGCATGAAGCCGGTGATTGTGCACGGCGGCGGCCCGCAGATCAGCGGCTTGCTGGAAAAAATGGGCGTGAAGAGCGAGTTCCGCCGCGGCATGCGCGTCACCGATGCGCAAACGCTGGAAGCGGTGGAAATGGCCACCGGCAAGCTCAACCAGGAGATCGTCGGCCTGATCAATCGCAGTGGCGGCAAGGCCGTTGGCCTGAATGGTCAGGATGGTTACTTTATCCAGGCCCGCAAGATGTTGCTGCCGCCAGAACCGGGCGACAGCGGGCCGGTCGATATTGGCGCAGTTGGTGAAATCGAGAAAATCGATACCGAACTCATCAGCCTGTTGCAAACCCGCAATTTTGTACCGGTGATCATGCCGATCGGTGTGGGTGCAGATGGCCAGGCGTATAACATCAACGCGGATCTGGTGGCCGGCACGCTGGCGCGCGCGCTCAATGCCGAAAAACTGATCCTGATGACCAATACCTCGGGCGTGCTTGATCGCAACGGCAAACTCATTGCCGGTGTCACGCTGGCGGATGTCGATGCACTGATTGCCGATGGCACGATCTCCGGCGGCATGCTGCCCAAGATCGGCTCTGCGCTGGATGCCGTGCGTACGGGCGTCAAGTCGGCCCATATCATTGATGGTCGCGTGCCCAATGCGCTGCTGCTGGAACTGCTGACCAGCGAAGGGATCGGCACACTGATCCGGGGCAATGAAGGCCCGCACTTTCTGACCGACACGCAACGCTACTTCCATACCGAATAA
- the dnaX gene encoding DNA polymerase III subunit gamma/tau yields the protein MTYQVLARKWRPRTFAQLVGQEHVIKALSNAFATGRLHHAWLLTGTRGVGKTTIARIMAKSLNCETGVTAEPCGVCSACTQIDAGRFVDLLEIDAASNTGIDNIREVLDNAQYAPTSGRFKVYIIDEVHMLSKSAFNAMLKTLEEPPGHVKFILATTDPQKVPITVLSRCLQFSLRQMTPQQVAGHLNNVLQAEQISFEPASLGLLGHAANGSMRDALSLLDQAIAYGSGEVREEGVRAMLGAVDQGYLFEILRALLAHDGAAMMAAADSISARGLSYESALHELAHVLHQIALAQVVPGALADDLPLRADILAMAQALPAEETQLYYQIAIHGRRDLALAPDEYAGFSMTLMRMLAFAPVTAADNLPVLNSASAARPAPVTMAAPAAAVAAVAPVAPAPVAAPVPAPAPAPIAAPVPAPIPAPAPAVAAEPAPWEAAAVVEQATVAPTVQAQDVSNDMPEPAEYLEPVFEPDFDPAPPAAFVPEAMPPQAPATSAGTFDGTAVSLATFNGDWHGLVVDLRMGAAGMLAAQAELVSWDNAHFKLRVSDSNRAVATRDFQDKLRELLGKHFGQPVQVTAELIEATVEHTPAAIMQRAREKRQDEAEQAIQNDPFVQSMVQEFGAIVMPGSIHPVG from the coding sequence ATGACTTATCAAGTACTCGCCCGTAAGTGGCGCCCTCGCACATTTGCCCAGCTGGTAGGCCAGGAACACGTCATCAAGGCGCTGTCCAATGCCTTTGCCACGGGCCGCCTGCACCATGCCTGGCTGCTCACCGGCACCCGCGGCGTGGGCAAGACCACGATCGCCCGGATCATGGCCAAATCGCTCAATTGCGAAACCGGCGTGACGGCAGAGCCGTGCGGTGTCTGTAGCGCCTGTACGCAAATCGACGCGGGCCGTTTTGTTGATTTGCTGGAGATCGATGCTGCGTCCAATACCGGTATCGACAACATCCGCGAAGTACTCGATAACGCCCAGTACGCCCCCACCAGCGGCCGCTTCAAGGTCTATATCATCGATGAAGTGCACATGCTGTCCAAAAGTGCCTTCAACGCCATGCTCAAAACGCTGGAAGAGCCACCGGGCCACGTCAAATTCATTCTGGCCACCACCGATCCGCAGAAAGTGCCGATCACGGTGTTGAGCCGCTGTCTGCAGTTCTCTTTGCGCCAGATGACGCCACAGCAAGTGGCCGGCCACCTGAACAATGTGCTGCAGGCGGAACAAATCAGTTTTGAACCGGCGTCGCTGGGTTTGCTGGGCCACGCTGCCAACGGCTCGATGCGCGATGCGCTGAGCTTGCTGGATCAGGCCATTGCCTATGGCTCTGGCGAAGTGCGCGAAGAAGGCGTGCGCGCCATGCTGGGCGCTGTCGATCAAGGCTATCTGTTCGAGATTTTGCGCGCGCTGCTCGCGCATGATGGTGCGGCCATGATGGCCGCAGCCGATTCAATCTCGGCGCGTGGTTTGTCGTACGAATCCGCCTTGCATGAACTGGCGCATGTGCTGCATCAGATCGCCCTCGCCCAGGTGGTTCCGGGCGCTTTGGCGGATGATCTGCCGCTGCGTGCGGATATCCTGGCCATGGCGCAAGCGCTGCCGGCAGAAGAAACCCAGTTGTACTACCAGATTGCCATTCATGGCCGCCGTGATCTGGCGCTGGCGCCGGATGAATACGCCGGCTTTTCGATGACGCTGATGCGCATGCTGGCCTTTGCGCCAGTCACCGCGGCGGACAATCTGCCGGTTCTGAACAGCGCGTCAGCAGCCCGCCCGGCACCGGTGACTATGGCTGCGCCCGCTGCTGCGGTAGCGGCAGTGGCACCGGTCGCACCCGCGCCAGTGGCGGCGCCTGTCCCCGCTCCGGCCCCCGCACCGATTGCTGCGCCAGTACCAGCCCCGATCCCTGCACCGGCACCTGCCGTCGCGGCAGAACCGGCCCCGTGGGAGGCCGCCGCTGTCGTTGAACAAGCAACCGTGGCGCCGACTGTGCAAGCTCAGGACGTCAGCAATGACATGCCGGAGCCTGCCGAGTATCTGGAACCGGTTTTCGAGCCCGATTTTGATCCTGCGCCACCGGCCGCCTTCGTGCCCGAAGCCATGCCGCCACAAGCACCGGCGACCAGCGCGGGTACGTTCGATGGCACTGCGGTAAGCCTGGCCACCTTTAACGGCGACTGGCATGGTCTGGTCGTTGATCTGCGCATGGGCGCAGCCGGCATGCTGGCGGCGCAAGCGGAGCTGGTATCCTGGGACAACGCCCATTTCAAACTGCGCGTGTCTGACAGCAACCGCGCCGTAGCCACCCGCGATTTCCAGGACAAGCTGCGTGAACTGCTGGGCAAGCACTTTGGCCAGCCTGTGCAGGTCACGGCGGAATTGATTGAAGCGACCGTCGAACACACGCCCGCCGCCATCATGCAGCGGGCCCGTGAGAAACGGCAGGATGAAGCCGAACAGGCCATCCAGAATGATCCGTTTGTGCAAAGCATGGTGCAGGAATTCGGTGCCATCGTCATGCCGGGTTCGATTCACCCGGTGGGTTGA
- a CDS encoding oxidoreductase-like domain-containing protein has translation MSQDEWNDPADPMPAPPYEPALEECCGNGCEPCIFDIYNEALHTYRRELKAWQERHPGAQVPSH, from the coding sequence ATGTCGCAAGACGAATGGAATGACCCTGCGGACCCCATGCCCGCCCCGCCGTACGAGCCCGCACTGGAAGAATGCTGCGGCAATGGTTGCGAGCCCTGTATTTTTGATATCTACAACGAAGCGCTGCATACCTATCGGCGTGAGCTGAAAGCCTGGCAGGAGCGCCATCCTGGCGCGCAAGTGCCGTCACACTGA
- the guaA gene encoding glutamine-hydrolyzing GMP synthase yields MDKILILDFGSQVTQLIARRVREAHVYSELHSFDVSIDFIRDFKPTGIILSGGPNSVYESDYQADPALFELGVPVLGICYGMQWMAQSLGGKVDGGHVREFGYAEIRARNHSKLFHDLQDRANDQGHGLLDVWMSHGDKVTALPEGFSVIAENPSCPIAAMADEKRGFYGVQFHPEVTHTIKGRDMINRFVLEICNAKPSWTMPNYVDQAVEKIREQVGDEEVILGLSGGVDSSVAAALIHRAIGDRLTCVFVDNGLLRLNEGEQVMNIFNKHLGVKVIHVDATDQFMGHLAGVSDPEAKRKIIGREFVEVFQAEAARLPKAKWLAQGTIYPDVIESAGAKTKKAHTIKSHHNVGGLPETLNLKLLEPLRELFKDEVRELGVALGLPHEMVYRHPFPGPGLGVRVLGEVKRDFCDLLRRADAIFIDELRAADWYDKTSQAFAVFLPVKSVGVMGDGRTYEYVVALRAVQTSDFMTAKWAELPYDLLGKVSNRIINEVRGINRVVYDVSGKPPATIEWE; encoded by the coding sequence ATGGACAAAATCCTGATTCTCGATTTCGGCTCCCAAGTCACCCAGCTGATCGCCCGCCGTGTGCGTGAAGCGCACGTTTACAGCGAACTGCATTCGTTCGACGTGTCGATCGACTTTATCCGCGACTTCAAGCCCACCGGCATTATCCTGTCGGGCGGCCCTAACTCGGTATACGAAAGCGACTATCAGGCTGATCCGGCCCTGTTTGAACTGGGCGTGCCGGTGCTGGGCATTTGCTACGGCATGCAATGGATGGCGCAAAGCCTGGGCGGCAAGGTCGATGGCGGTCATGTGCGTGAATTCGGTTACGCCGAAATCCGCGCCCGCAATCACAGCAAGCTGTTCCATGATCTGCAGGATCGCGCCAACGACCAGGGCCACGGCCTGCTGGACGTATGGATGAGCCACGGCGACAAGGTGACCGCGCTGCCGGAAGGCTTCAGCGTCATCGCAGAAAACCCGTCTTGCCCGATCGCCGCCATGGCCGACGAAAAGCGCGGCTTCTACGGCGTGCAGTTCCACCCGGAAGTGACCCATACCATCAAGGGTCGCGACATGATCAACCGCTTCGTGCTGGAAATCTGTAACGCCAAGCCGTCCTGGACCATGCCCAACTACGTGGACCAGGCTGTCGAGAAGATTCGCGAACAGGTTGGCGACGAAGAAGTCATCCTGGGGCTGTCGGGGGGCGTGGATTCGTCCGTCGCCGCTGCGCTGATCCACCGCGCCATCGGTGATCGCCTGACTTGCGTATTTGTGGATAACGGTCTGCTGCGCCTGAACGAAGGCGAGCAGGTCATGAACATCTTCAACAAGCATCTGGGCGTGAAGGTCATTCACGTGGATGCCACCGACCAGTTCATGGGCCACCTGGCTGGCGTGAGCGATCCGGAAGCCAAGCGCAAGATCATTGGTCGTGAATTCGTCGAAGTCTTCCAGGCTGAAGCCGCCAGACTGCCCAAAGCCAAATGGCTGGCCCAGGGCACCATTTACCCGGACGTCATCGAATCCGCCGGTGCCAAGACCAAGAAAGCGCACACCATCAAGAGCCACCACAACGTGGGCGGCCTGCCGGAAACGTTGAACCTCAAGCTGCTGGAACCGCTGCGCGAACTCTTCAAGGACGAAGTCCGCGAACTGGGCGTGGCGCTGGGCCTGCCGCATGAGATGGTCTACCGCCACCCGTTCCCGGGCCCGGGTCTGGGCGTACGCGTACTGGGCGAAGTCAAACGCGACTTCTGCGACCTGCTGCGCCGTGCCGATGCCATCTTCATCGATGAACTGCGTGCCGCTGACTGGTACGACAAGACCTCGCAAGCCTTCGCCGTATTCCTGCCGGTCAAGTCCGTCGGTGTGATGGGCGATGGCCGTACTTATGAATATGTCGTCGCCCTGCGCGCCGTACAGACCAGCGACTTCATGACCGCCAAGTGGGCCGAACTGCCGTACGACCTGCTGGGCAAAGTCTCCAACCGCATCATCAACGAAGTCCGTGGTATCAACCGCGTTGTTTATGATGTGTCGGGCAAGCCGCCGGCCACGATTGAGTGGGAATGA